TTGAAGACATGCATCTGAGTCCCAGAAGAGTCGCCAGATGATGGAGGCGTCTTCTGATAATTTGAGTTGGAAGGAGTAAGAGGTTGACGTATTTGGCTGGCTAATGGATAAAGAGAGTCTAAGTTATGAGGCACCTCATGATTACGTTTGCGAGGAGCCGGTGTATTAGGGAAGCCGGAGATAAGATCTTGAGAGCCGCCGCTTCGAGTCTGGCGTCTTGCTTCatgttgctgtttcttcaaaagaaagttgggatccaagtaagcaagaggaTGAGAAAATTTCACCTTCCGGATGACCCACCGAGTTTTCTGTCTTGCCAAGGGTTCTGAGTCGAAGGAGACAGGGATGACCTCTATTGCATTTGCATGACTTGTTTCTACATCGCCCTGAGAAGAGTCGGCGGCAATAAGTTGCATAAAAAGATGAccaagggagtcaagttctacctctgactcatcATCAACCTTGAGCAGATCTTCAGCAGTGGATTTCTTGGGACGACCCGGGCCTCCAGTTGTTGTCTTAGGCTTCTTGGGCAGAGCGGCAGCAGGCAATTTCTTCTTCCAAAAAGGGGATTTGGCCTGTTTAAACATACATGGAAAGTAAGAGATATGATATACAAGAAGTTAGCAAGCAAAATAAAAGATGGTGTAAACCACTTACATCAGGAATTGGATTGAGAGCGCGGAAAGGGTTCATGCCCACTTT
The Aegilops tauschii subsp. strangulata cultivar AL8/78 chromosome 3, Aet v6.0, whole genome shotgun sequence genome window above contains:
- the LOC109757501 gene encoding uncharacterized protein isoform X1 → MYQYTCDVKDPQRYSQLCLNDQQINEMTKSLLGETLQSCSKVGMNPFRALNPIPDAKSPFWKKKLPAAALPKKPKTTTGGPGRPKKSTAEDLLKVDDESEVELDSLGHLFMQLIAADSSQGDVETSHANAIEVIPVSFDSEPLARQKTRWVIRKVKFSHPLAYLDPNFLLKKQQHEARRQTRSGGSQDLISGFPNTPAPRKRNHETPPSSGDSSGTQMHVFKVAPGGMAKVDKKHKLGGS
- the LOC109757501 gene encoding uncharacterized protein isoform X2 produces the protein MYQYTCDVKDPQRYSQLCLNDQQINEMTKSLLGETLQSCSKVGMNPFRALNPIPDAKSPFWKKKLPAAALPKKPKTTTGGPGRPKKSTAEDLLKVDDESEVELDSLGHLFMQLIAADSSQGDVETSHANAIEQHEARRQTRSGGSQDLISGFPNTPAPRKRNHEKTPPSSGDSSGTQMHVFKVAPGGMAKVDKKHKLGGS
- the LOC109757501 gene encoding uncharacterized protein isoform X4, with the protein product MYQYTCDVKDPQRYSQLCLNDQQINEMTKSLLGETLQSCSKVGMNPFRALNPIPDAKSPFWKKKLPAAALPKKPKTTTGGPGRPKKSTAEDLLKGDVETSHANAIEQHEARRQTRSGGSQDLISGFPNTPAPRKRNHEKTPPSSGDSSGTQMHVFKVAPGGMAKVDKKHKLGGS
- the LOC109757501 gene encoding uncharacterized protein isoform X5 gives rise to the protein MYQYTCDVKDPQRYSQLCLNDQQINEMTKSLLGETLQSCSKVGMNPFRALNPIPDAKSPFWKKKLPAAALPKKPKTTTGGPGRPKKSTAEDLLKVDDESEQHEARRQTRSGGSQDLISGFPNTPAPRKRNHEKTPPSSGDSSGTQMHVFKVAPGGMAKVDKKHKLGGS